A region from the Sporichthyaceae bacterium genome encodes:
- a CDS encoding MarR family transcriptional regulator → MTRTAVPAVDALTHDLWSALSPLIRRVFASYSMPYTQMSALSRLDRCGPATSSELAAQQHVRPQSMAATVGELESAGLVHRTADPDDGRKVLLTITKQGRETLARERASSQQWLRDALSERLSPAEQAELARVVSLLERLTAE, encoded by the coding sequence ATGACCCGCACTGCCGTGCCCGCCGTCGACGCGCTGACGCATGACCTGTGGTCCGCGCTCTCGCCGCTGATCCGCCGCGTGTTCGCGTCGTACTCGATGCCGTACACCCAGATGAGCGCGTTGTCCCGGCTGGACCGCTGCGGTCCGGCCACGTCCTCGGAGTTGGCCGCCCAGCAGCACGTGCGCCCGCAGTCCATGGCCGCCACGGTCGGGGAGTTGGAAAGCGCCGGGCTGGTGCACCGCACCGCGGACCCGGACGACGGGCGCAAGGTGCTGTTGACCATCACCAAGCAGGGCCGCGAGACGTTGGCCCGGGAGCGCGCGAGTTCCCAGCAGTGGTTGCGGGACGCCCTGTCCGAGCGGCTCAGCCCGGCCGAGCAGGCGGAACTGGCGCGGGTCGTGTCCCTGCTGGAGCGACTGACCGCCGAATGA